A genome region from Micromonospora inyonensis includes the following:
- the dacB gene encoding D-alanyl-D-alanine carboxypeptidase/D-alanyl-D-alanine endopeptidase: MLAAVLLLVVVGTGLVVVRPGPVAGWLGGDAGPTADAREPEAAPVPVLGLPSGTAPVPTPEGVRAALDPLVGAAGLGSRVNVSVTDVTTGQELYGRGADDGTVPASVTKLVTGVTVLAARGPAYRIGTRAVAGATPGEVVLVGGGDPTLAIDANGFYPGAARLDVLAEQVKQALGGTPPTKVTVDSTLFPGPVYEPGWDADIPTGGYGAAITALMTDGARVDPDAGSKGAERYRTPDLTAGRAFARLLGLPAGTKVERGGAPGGGSAGPAGAPAPGTELGRVESPPLIRLVDIMITDSDNVVAEALARQVALARNQPASFVGAGAAMDQVAAELGLPADELALADGSGLSRTNRISPSLLTDLIALAGNGTRPELAGIFGGLPVGGWSGTLDDRYATTATRAGAGVVRAKTGTLTGVHAIAGLVTTADGRLLSFAVLTDRTPPTTPDATRLALDRIGAALAGCGCR, from the coding sequence GTGCTGGCGGCCGTCCTGCTGCTGGTCGTCGTCGGCACCGGGCTGGTCGTGGTCCGGCCCGGCCCGGTGGCCGGCTGGCTCGGCGGGGACGCCGGGCCGACGGCGGACGCCCGCGAACCCGAGGCCGCTCCCGTGCCCGTGCTGGGGCTGCCGTCCGGCACCGCTCCCGTCCCGACCCCGGAGGGGGTCCGGGCCGCGCTCGACCCGCTGGTCGGCGCAGCCGGCCTGGGCAGCCGGGTCAACGTCTCGGTCACCGACGTCACCACCGGCCAGGAGCTGTACGGCCGGGGCGCGGACGACGGCACCGTGCCCGCCTCGGTCACCAAGCTGGTCACCGGGGTGACCGTGCTGGCCGCGCGCGGCCCCGCATACCGGATCGGCACCCGGGCCGTGGCCGGCGCGACGCCGGGTGAGGTCGTGCTCGTCGGTGGGGGCGACCCTACGCTCGCCATCGACGCGAACGGCTTCTATCCCGGGGCGGCGCGCCTGGACGTCCTCGCCGAACAGGTGAAACAGGCCCTCGGCGGGACACCTCCCACCAAGGTGACGGTGGACTCGACGCTCTTCCCTGGCCCGGTCTACGAGCCGGGTTGGGACGCCGACATCCCCACCGGCGGGTACGGCGCGGCGATCACCGCCCTGATGACCGACGGGGCGCGCGTCGACCCGGACGCCGGGTCCAAGGGCGCCGAGCGGTACCGCACCCCCGACCTCACCGCCGGGCGGGCGTTCGCCCGGCTGCTCGGCCTGCCGGCCGGGACGAAGGTCGAGCGGGGCGGGGCCCCTGGTGGGGGCAGCGCCGGCCCCGCCGGGGCGCCCGCCCCCGGCACCGAGTTGGGCCGGGTCGAGTCGCCCCCGCTGATCCGGCTGGTCGACATCATGATCACCGACAGTGACAACGTGGTCGCCGAGGCGCTGGCCCGCCAGGTCGCCCTCGCCCGTAACCAGCCGGCGTCGTTCGTCGGAGCGGGTGCCGCGATGGACCAGGTGGCGGCCGAACTGGGGCTGCCCGCCGACGAACTCGCCCTGGCCGACGGGAGCGGGTTGTCGCGTACCAACCGGATCAGCCCGTCCCTGCTCACCGACCTGATCGCGCTCGCGGGCAACGGCACCCGACCCGAGCTGGCCGGCATCTTCGGCGGCCTGCCCGTGGGCGGCTGGTCGGGCACCCTCGACGACCGGTACGCCACGACGGCCACCCGGGCCGGCGCGGGCGTGGTGCGGGCCAAGACCGGGACGTTGACCGGGGTGCACGCGATCGCCGGGCTGGTCACCACCGCCGACGGCCGCCTGCTCAGCTTCGCGGTCCTCACCGACCGCACGCCTCCGACCACGCCGGACGCCACCCGGCTGGCCCTCGACCGGATCGGGGCGGCCCTGGCCGGCTGCGGCTGCCGCTGA
- a CDS encoding inorganic diphosphatase has protein sequence MDFDVTVEIPKGHRNKYEVDHATGRIRLDRTLFTSTQYPADYGFIEGTLGEDGDPLDALVLVPEPTFPGCLIRCRTIGMFRMTDEKGGDDKVLCVPYEDPRQEHLRDIHHLGEFDRLEIQHFFEVYKDLEPGKSVEGATWVGRTEAEAEIRASYRRHQEAVARGEATH, from the coding sequence ATGGATTTCGACGTCACGGTTGAGATCCCCAAGGGTCACCGCAACAAATACGAGGTGGACCACGCGACCGGCCGGATCCGGCTGGACCGCACGCTCTTCACGTCCACGCAGTACCCGGCGGACTACGGCTTCATCGAGGGCACCCTGGGTGAGGACGGCGACCCGCTGGACGCCCTGGTCCTGGTGCCCGAGCCGACCTTCCCGGGCTGCCTGATCCGCTGCCGCACCATCGGCATGTTCCGGATGACCGACGAGAAGGGCGGGGACGACAAGGTCCTCTGCGTGCCCTACGAGGACCCGCGTCAGGAGCACCTGCGCGACATCCACCACCTGGGCGAGTTCGACCGGCTGGAGATCCAGCACTTCTTCGAGGTCTACAAGGACCTGGAGCCGGGCAAGTCGGTCGAGGGCGCGACCTGGGTGGGACGTACCGAGGCCGAGGCGGAGATCCGGGCGTCGTACCGGCGGCACCAGGAGGCGGTGGCGCGCGGCGAGGCCACGCACTGA
- the eccD gene encoding type VII secretion integral membrane protein EccD: MTTGLARVTISAPQRRLDVALPEQLPLAELLPEVLRHAGEGLADDGERHGGWVLRRSDGAVLATGQALHAQGVRDGEVLHLVPAHAHWPELEYDDVVEVIAEGARRRGAAWSPAATRVAALSGAGVPLAVGLVALASGGPHHPAYWLVAAVVAVLLAVAGGVASRAYGDATAGATLGGYALPYAFAAAALLVSSGDPVSPFGPLRWLGAPELLTGSVALLLAAVLGLFGVAARLRVFAAGATVGLAGAATALLGFVVAPAGAAAVLLSVLVLAVGVLPLLAIRLGKVPLPPITLPVGADTGSRPGVRDLPDADRVHAAVARTEETLTGMLLGHAVLTVAAALVLTVTGGLAGRLLVAVAGAVLLLRARLFVALRQRVPTVAAGLAALAVLGVALVGRAAPVTLLALVAAGVVLALLTVVAGTTYAQRPVSPYLGRAADLTDTLLVVAVVPVACAVLDLYDRARGLLG; encoded by the coding sequence ATGACAACCGGGCTCGCCCGCGTCACGATCAGCGCGCCGCAGCGACGGTTGGACGTGGCGCTGCCGGAGCAGCTGCCGCTCGCCGAACTCCTTCCCGAGGTGCTCCGGCACGCCGGTGAAGGGCTCGCCGACGACGGTGAACGGCACGGCGGCTGGGTGCTGCGCCGCAGCGACGGGGCCGTCCTGGCGACCGGTCAGGCCCTGCACGCCCAGGGCGTCCGCGACGGCGAGGTGCTGCACCTCGTCCCGGCCCACGCACACTGGCCGGAGCTGGAGTACGACGACGTGGTGGAGGTGATCGCCGAGGGGGCGCGACGTCGGGGTGCCGCCTGGTCACCGGCCGCCACCCGGGTCGCCGCACTGTCCGGGGCCGGCGTGCCGCTCGCCGTCGGGCTGGTCGCGCTCGCCTCCGGCGGTCCGCACCACCCGGCGTACTGGCTGGTCGCGGCGGTGGTGGCCGTCCTGCTTGCGGTGGCCGGCGGCGTCGCCTCCCGGGCGTACGGGGACGCCACGGCGGGCGCCACCCTGGGCGGGTACGCCCTGCCGTACGCCTTCGCCGCCGCTGCGCTGCTGGTCAGCTCCGGCGACCCGGTGTCCCCGTTCGGCCCGCTGCGCTGGCTCGGCGCGCCCGAACTGCTGACCGGCTCGGTCGCGCTGCTCCTCGCCGCGGTGCTCGGCCTGTTCGGTGTCGCGGCCCGGCTGCGGGTCTTCGCCGCGGGCGCGACGGTCGGGCTGGCCGGCGCGGCCACCGCCCTGCTCGGCTTCGTCGTCGCCCCCGCCGGGGCCGCCGCCGTCCTGCTCAGCGTCCTGGTCCTCGCCGTCGGCGTGCTGCCCCTGCTCGCCATCCGCCTCGGCAAGGTGCCGCTCCCGCCGATCACCCTCCCGGTCGGGGCGGACACCGGTTCCCGTCCCGGCGTCCGCGACCTGCCGGACGCCGACCGGGTGCACGCGGCGGTGGCCCGCACCGAGGAGACGCTCACCGGCATGCTGCTCGGGCACGCGGTGCTGACCGTCGCCGCCGCGCTCGTGCTCACCGTGACCGGAGGGCTCGCCGGCCGGCTCCTGGTCGCCGTCGCCGGGGCGGTGCTGCTGCTGCGGGCACGCCTCTTCGTGGCGCTGCGGCAGCGGGTGCCCACCGTCGCCGCCGGACTGGCCGCCCTCGCGGTGCTGGGCGTCGCCCTGGTGGGCCGGGCCGCCCCGGTGACCCTGCTCGCGCTGGTCGCCGCCGGGGTGGTGCTCGCGCTGCTCACCGTGGTGGCCGGCACCACCTACGCGCAGCGTCCGGTCTCGCCGTACCTGGGTCGGGCGGCCGACCTCACCGACACGCTGCTGGTGGTCGCGGTGGTGCCGGTGGCCTGCGCGGTGCTCGACCTGTACGACCGGGCCCGGGGGCTGCTCGGCTGA